One window of the Benincasa hispida cultivar B227 chromosome 3, ASM972705v1, whole genome shotgun sequence genome contains the following:
- the LOC120074620 gene encoding patellin-6, translating into MDSTASPSPISTPKPHSKKSFVSSLMEAATLRSPSFKEDTYFISHLKSSERKALQDLKDKLSASTSTADHPPSMWGIPLLAGDDRADVILLKFLRARDFKVPDSLHMLQKCLEWRSEFGADGIVDEDLGFKELEGLVAYMQGYDREGHPVCYNAYGVFKDKEMYERIFGDDEKLKKFLKWRVQVLERGIRLLHFKPGGVNSLIQVTDLKDMPKRELRVASNQILSLFQDNYPEMVARKIFINVPWYFSMLYSMFSPFLTQRTKSKFVIAKEGNVSDTLYKFIRPEDVPVQYGGLSRPSDLQNGPPKPASEFAVKGGEKVNIQIEGIEGGATIAWDIVVGGWELEYSAEFVPIADGSYTIAVEKPRKISANEEAIHNSFTTREAGKMVLSVDNTASRRKKVAAYRYIVRKSTTI; encoded by the exons ATGGATTCCACAGCCTCCCCTTCCCCCATTTCCACTCCCAAACCCCATTCCAAGAAAAGCTTCGTCTCTTCTCTAATGGAAGCCGCCACTCTCCGTTCTCCTTCTTTCAAAGAAGACACCTACTTCATTTCCCATCTCAAATCCTCCGAGAGAAAAGCCCTCCAAGACCTTAAAGACAAGCTCTCTGCCTCTACCTCCACCGCCGATCACCCTCCCTCCATGTGGGGTATCCCTCTCCTGGCCGGCGATGACCGTGCCGACGTCATCCTCCTCAAGTTCCTCCGTGCTCGTGACTTCAAAGTCCCCGATTCACTTCACATGCTCCAGAAATGTCTCGAATGGCGCTCTGAGTTCGGCGCCGACGGTATTGTCGACGAAGATTTAGGGTTTAAGGAACTTGAAGGGCTTGTCGCTTATATGCAGGGCTACGACAGAGAAGGACACCCTGTTTGTTATAACGCTTATGGGGTTTTCAAGGATAAGGAAATGTACGAGAGGATCTTCGGTGATGATGAGAAACTCAAGAAATTTCTCAAATGGAGAGTTCAAGTTTTGGAAAGAGGGATTCGTCTCCTTCATTTCAAACCCGGTGGGGTTAATTCCTTGATTCAAGTCACCGATCTTAAAGATATGCCTAAACGAGAGCTTCGTGTTGCTTCTAATCAAATCCTCTCTCTGTTTCAAGACAATTACCCTGAAATGGTTGCTCGTAAG ATTTTCATCAATGTGCCTTGGTACTTCAGTATGTTGTACTCAATGTTTAGCCCCTTTCTAACTCAACGAACCAAGAGCAAATTCGTCATCGCTAAAGAAGGAAACGTCTCCGATACCCTTTACAA ATTCATCAGACCAGAGGATGTGCCGGTACAGTATGGTGGCCTGAGTCGGCCAAGCGACTTACAGAATGGGCCTCCGAAACCGGCGTCGGAGTTCGCCGTCAAAGGAGGAGAGAAAGTGAACATTCAAATAGAAGGCATTGAG GGGGGAGCCACAATCGCTTGGGACATTGTAGTGGGAGGTTGGGAATTGGAGTACAGTGCGGAGTTCGTTCCAATCGCCGATGGAAGCTACACCATTGCAGTGGAGAAACCAAGGAAAATTTCAGCAAATGAAGAAGCAATTCACAACTCATTCACTACAAGAGAAGCTGGAAAAATGGTTCTCTCCGTCGACAACACTGCTTCCCGGAGGAAAAAAGTCGCCGCATACCGTTACATCGTCCGAAAATCAACCACCATCtaa